The Triticum urartu cultivar G1812 chromosome 6, Tu2.1, whole genome shotgun sequence genome includes the window CCGTCGGCGTTTAGCTTGCTGCATCTCCTGTCGTCGTCGGGCTTGTCGGCCTCGTCGCCCTTTAGGTTGTTGGTGGTGGTCCAGATCCAGTGCCTCCGGGCTCGCCGACGCCGGTTCCGACGCAGCCGGAGCAGAGCACGGCGGTAGCTGGGGAAATCGAAGGTTTTTTTGAGGAAGGGGGAAGCTTGGGGAGGCAGGCGAGCGGCAGCTGCGGTGGCGGAGCAGGAGGCAGCTGCGGCGGGGGAGCGGGGGAGCAGGGCAGCTGCGTTGGGGGGGAGCAGGGCAGCTGCAGCGGCGGTGAGCAGCGCAGCTGCGGCTTCTGTctggaggaggaggacgagggagCGCGGGTTTGGTCGGGAGAAACCAGaggtttttttttttgcaaatttgCCCTCACGACATGTTtttcgggacggagggagtactttagtGATCTagacgctcttatatttctttacaaagGGAGTACTTCGGAATTTTGATGAAAAGATCAGCGGCATATATCTGTAAAATAATGCACTATGTAGTAGCAAACTCCAGAAATATAAACTCGCAAACCAAATCAATTTCAGAAAGTCAAGTAATTACTTTAGCACAGGAACACAACACTTTATAAGCACTTCACAGGCGCAAAATCAACAAGCATAATCAAGGGTTTGCTGTCATACAAAGATTAATGACTGCAAAATAATTAGGCCAGCTAACCACCACTACTGTGGTATAAGCAATGCAATAACTTAAACAGTAGGTACAGTAGGGATACCTACAGACATCAAGTGGGGACTAGACCAACATAATCCTCAGAACTATCTTCTATCCTAATTAACACAGCGATGATTGCGACAACGGTcatgatcatgctcaaaagacaACCGAATATTGTCTTATACTTCCTGGTCTTCCCGCTGCTTCTTTTCACACAAACATCTagctccttgaactcaacctcagAGGATTCTTCGCGGGTTGTATCCGCAACTTCAGTACTAGACAGGCCTGATTTATCTTCATTGCAGACAATCTCAGTGGTGCCGTTATCCCTAGGCCTAACAACAGCAGTTTCAATCTCTTTGTCCCCCTCTTCAGTCTTGCTCTCAGAATGCTCAGATTGCATATCCTCAGATGACTCCGTTAGTTCCTTGTGTTCCTGATctgatggtggtgatgatgatgacgatgacgatgatgatgatgagcagtTCAGCTTCATAATTGATTTTTCCTTGTGGCGATCAGAGTCAAAGTCATACGAACTCTGGAGGGATCGGAGAAGCTTTCTCGGCGTCGTGTATAGCTTCACATCATCAATGCTGATTGGCCTTTCAGAGGCCTAGAACAACAATAAATAACAGAGTCAGTTAACAGATCAACTGATGAACACTTTATATATTTTTCGAATCAAAACTAGAGCAGTATAGGCATTTCGTTATGTGAACGTACCTGCGGACTGGGGGTCTCATCTCTTGACAAGGTGTTGTTGGGGCTAGCTGAAACAAACCCTGTGAATGTACCAGTGCACTCAAAATCGGCATCGGTTACTTcgctgtcacaaacctcccccagGTCATCTTCAAGGCACTTGCCGTTTGAGCAGAACCTAATGAACAAGCCATCCTTGAGAGAAACATCCACACCATCGTTGCTCCATAACCTCCTGTTCGCGCGCCGACTCTGATCGAAATTGCAAGAGGACTGCCCGATCGAGATGGGCGATTCGGTGAGCGTGCTACTGCCATACATGATGGTTGAGTCTACCACCTGTGATTCAGGGGACTGGAACTGAACCGGTGAAGCAGACATGGTGGAGCTTGCAGGGCTGCTGCCCTTGACATTCCAGAGGCTCCTGCATGGGCTTTTCTCTCTTCTCCTTTGGAAGTTGGAGCCTACCATCGGGCTGGTGGTGACCTCGTGCCTCGACCCCTTCTGCGCAGCAATGTTCTTGGCAGTCTGTGAGGTCTCAAACGCGGCGCCTCGGACGAACGGCATGCGGTCGTTCTGGCATTGCTCCATGACATCCACCACCTTGCCAAGCTCCGAGGATATGCTCCTGGGGTCGACAAACTTCATGAAGAAATTGATCATCTGGATCGCCGAGAGCCGCTTCTGGGAGCTGCTCTCCGCGGCGTCGCCGTCAAGGACCTGCAGGGCAGACCGCACAAGGGACCTCGCATACGCCTCTGCAATCAGGCCATTGTGCTTGACAAGCGCCATTGCCAGGCCCATGTGAGCATTGGACCGGGTCGACCTGTCGTGCATCGCCCCAGCGACCTTCAGGCAGACCTCGTTGACGGCCTCACCGGACGCAAACCTCCAGTTGCTCGACTCGACGAGCGCCTTGAGGCAGAGCGCGGCGCCCGACGCGGCGCCGTCCTGGTCGCTCATGAGCGCGCCGCAGAGGGGCTTGCAGAGGGAGGCGATGATGCGCGCCTTCTCCTCCTCGGGCGCCGAGGGGTCGATGCCGTACCGCGCTATGGCCGGCACCACCTTGGAGCACGCCTGGTGCAGGGGGAAGGAGCCGCCGCTCGAGGACAGCGTGCGCGTGATGGTGGACATGATGTTGCCGATCTGCGGCACGATGTTCCGGCCGTGGACCCTGGCGAGCACCTCGTAGAGCGAGATGGTGAACTCGCCGGAGGGCAGGCCGGGGGGCTTGTTGTCGGAGACCTCGGCGAGGAAGTGGGGGATGGACTTGGAGTCGAGCTGCTTGGCGTAGGACTTGAGCGTCTTCATGGCGTTCCGGCGGCTGTCGGCGTCTTTGTCCAGGTTCTCCAGCTCCTGCCGGAGCAGCGGGCTCAGGCTCCGGCCCATTGGGTTGGTGGTTCTCGCCTTCTCGGGACAGGAAAATGCGGCAGCTTCCGGCGGCGCGCTGGTCCTGTGATTCAAACCCAAGATTCAGGCGAAAAACTTGCATCTTTCCCTCATATATCTAGCATAATTAAACAGATGTGATGGCAAATTGGCCCTAGCATCCATCAAGCATACTATACTCCTACAAGATTACGGTGTATCGGAATTTAGTAGTCCATAAAGTAGTGCCATAAATACCAAATCATGAAATGAATGTCAGATTTTCAGAAACAAGAAACATTCTTTACAGGGGGACTCATTGTTCCGCCCCACTTCCGCATGGCCACATCAGGAAGAAGCAATCCAATCGCAACTAAACTACACATCGCGCACTTTTCTCCCCCCCGAACCCCCCTCCCTTTCCAATCGAGAAACTACTGTAAGGAATCGATGCGTAACAAGACCAGCAAAGAGGGGAGCAGTATGCTCCAGCATTGAACTGACCTGGATCGAAGAACTTGCAAGGCCTCGCAATGAATCAGCAGAGAGCCAGAGACCCaaacctctctctctctctctctctctctctctctctctctctttgaaaTTTGAACTGGGAGCGTGTCGCAGAAaactatctctctctctctctctcaagatTTGAACTGGGAGCGTGGGTCTCGAGTCTCGACAGATGCGGAGGCTAAAATGGGGAGGGGTGTTAAGATTGTGATTCCCCGTGCAGTGGTCAGCCTCCTACTTTTCTCACACTTGGTCTGTCAGACCCAGTGGAGGAGAAATCGGGAGTGCACCATCCGGTCCCATTTTTCAGTAACGGTGCTGGCCACAAGTGCAGGTGCGTCAACAGTTCAGCACTGGCCGTTTCGAACGGACGCTCCGCAGCACGCGCGGAAGGTGCGGGAATTTTGAAATTTTGGGGCGTGGAAATTACAGTCCTAGCCATGGCGGAGCCTATTGACTGACTGTGAGTGGACCGGGCTCACGGGCTCCAGCGTCGGAACTCGCGAGATGCGCCTGGCCCAGCGAGCGAGTGCACGTATGTTATTTTTTTCGTGTTTTCTCATTTCATTTTTTTTGTAAGTTAACGCCATCGTTCGACCGGCGGATGTTTCTGCGCGCATCCACCTCCTCTGTGACAGTCGGATTTGATTTGGATCAAACGACTCAGACGCAATCTCTATCCTAGTACAGTTTACACAACTAATTTTCATCAATAAAAGTATTCAAAAATCCAAGAAACGTTCACGACCTCAATATTTTTTGCggatttgaaaaaatgttcataagTTTAAAAAGCATGAATTCACAAATGTTCGTGAACTAAGCAATTATCAAAAAAATTCCcagtatttcaaaaaatattcacgAATTAAAAAATGTTCGCCCATTTAAAAAATTGTTTACCAATTCAAAAACAATTGTCCACAGATTTGAAAAAATTCACAGATTCAAAAACTGTTCGCCCATTTAAAAAATTATTTACAAACTCTGAAAAAAAGTATTTGCAGATTTGAAAAAAATGTCACGGgttcaaaaatgttcatgaattcatcaaaaaaattacaaacttGAAAATATATTTGTGAATTCAAAAATTGATCACGGGGTTTAAAAAATGTCCATGGATTTAAAAATGTATGCGAATACATTTTTtgtgaattcaaaaaaattcattaTTCAATAAATGTTCGCGAATTTGAACATGACTGTGAATCCAAAAAAatgtgaattcaaaaaatgttcaagtGAACGACTTTTGAAATTTGGAAACATTATATGAAATTGCTAACAGATTTTGAAAATTATGAACATATTTTTGAagttgtgaacatttttttaagaCGTGAACAATTTTTATAAACCTGATGATATTCTGAAAAAGCAAACAATTTTATGGAATTTTGAACTAAATTTCAAGGTTCTGAAAATTTTCTGAAAATGTGCTTTTTAAAATCTCAAACATTTTTTAGTAAATGAACAATTTATGATATTCGAATAAATTTTTATATTTATGAattaagaaaagaaaaaagaacgtGGGAAAAAAATCAGGAAGAAAATCAAAATGCCAGGAAAGAAAAAGAACAAGTTCATGAATCTTCTAGAAGGTTCCTAAAATTGGACAGACCCTTCAAAAAGGTTCCTTTTTTTAGCATACCTTCAAAAAGGTTCCTAAATTGGCCACACGCTCGCTTCGCTCGATCTATGATGAGGCCGCCCCATCTTCCTACGGTTATGGGTGATCCTTAGCATTTGTGGGCGTCAAACTCCGATCCTGATTTTGAATCAGACCGATGACCGGCCTGTTTTTTTTCTGAACCTTTTTACCAATCTATTGACGCAAAAGGCCAAAAACAACCCAGGTTGAAAAGCACGCGGGCCGGCCGACTCATGTGTCGTGTCGTCCCGTGTCAGACACCTTATGTTCATTTCGCTTAATAGAACTACAGTTCTCtctgtgtgtgtgcgcgcgcgttTGAACTGCTCGTTTGAGCTGTTGCATGAACTGCCTCAAAAAAAACTGTTAAGATCTAGTTAAGGTCTAATTAGTTAGGATTGTAAAAAACATATGGAGTGGTTATCCTGAGAGAAGCTGGGGAGGAGGGCGATTCTGATAGAATCGCCCAAAAGAACTGGCTCTATATTGCGAGCGCAAAATGTCATCTCTGACGTCTTCTGACCAAGATCCTCTCCTGGTCCGGTCCAGGCGGCCTGGACCTGTGTACGACGGCGAGATCTGTTCGGCGCGCTGCCGAAACAGTGTGCGCGACACCTTGTCGCCGAACGTGCTTTGCCTGTGGTGTGCCGAGCGAAGGTCGCCACCGCTCTGAGATTTCCATCCTCGTACGTTGGCGTCAGATTGTCAGTGTCACCCCGCGAGAGCGATGACGATCTCAGTTGGCTCCTCTGTCATATACACTAGTAGGATCGTAATTCACAAGACGTCAATTTTCTTGTTGTCTTGGTCGGAAGTTTCGAGCCATGCCCCCACAAGATGCTCAACACCCACCACGTATATTTCCGCGGAAGACGATCCAAAGAAGGAATGCACGCATCGTCATGCTAGACCTCATATATCTTGTGGCAATATGCTATCACGCCGGTTCATAGACAAAGCATAAATCAAAGGTGCTCTTGAGTTAACTGGACAACATAAACGCATGCGAGTAAGTTGCCGAAAGATGACACAGGTATGCATGAATACAGTGGCATAACACGGCCTAGGACGTCTAAGCTCCACGAGAACACCAACGAGAGGGGAAACAACGCAAAGTGTGGCCACAGTTGTTTGAGATGGACAAGGGTTTTCACCCGAAACCCTGGTACGGAGAGACGAACCAACGATGTCCTCAAGAGAAGAGCGGTAGCCGCAGGTGTCACCACCGTGGTCGCCAAAACGCGGAGTTTTCACTCAGCAGCTCACAAGTGCGACCACGAGACACCCAGAACAACCGCGATGAGCACAAACCCCTAGACCCGGATCTCGGTGTCGCCGCTACCAACGACAGAGGGCAAGCATGAGCCACCCGCGGCTACACCCCTAATTGCCCAAATGACCAAGAGGCATAGCCACCACTGTCATCATGATGACTATCTTAGAGCTAAAAATGCGGATCACTTTGCTGCCAGCAATCAGGAAGCTGGTTTGTTGATGGGCAATGTTAGCTGGTTATCCCACATATATACATTGCTTTTGGCAGGGATATGGACGCCCTTTGCTTTTATGGTCATGTTGTAATTACCAACATGAGACAACATAACAACTATATGTTACCCTGTGTCCGTTTGATACTTAGCAACATGAGACAACTAAAATTACTAGCTGACCATGCTACAACTTTTTAGTATATTAGATGACAAGCACCACTATAGTAGGCCATGTACTCCCTTCGTCCAATAATataaaaacatcttatattatgggacgaagAGAGTAGATACATGGTAGTTGTGGTGAGTTCTAGTTTTAAAATTGTTTTCTTGTCTCATGGAAATTGTTTTCTCCTTCATACCATATGTTTGCTCTGACCTAGTGTCTCCTCATCGCAAGTGATAGATCTATCCTCCTACCACCTCCACAATGCATGCCATAAGGAGATCGGAAAATCCTTGCGATGTCTCGATCTGTCGTGCTAGCTGAGGCCACTATACTTTCATCACTTTGTGGATCGTACCATGGTCCGCTAGCTGGTGCCAACACAATACACTGCTAGGAACTGATCAATGTATTTTACTTTTTTGTCACTCAAGTCTGAAGTAATATGATCTATACACAAAAATGTTACCACCAACTTTGAGTGGATTATACAATCTATTAGTCTAACTATGTAATACACTTTTTTGCGGGGAAACTATGCAGTGCACTTGCAAATATAGGACGATGGTTTATCAAATTGGTTGATGCCTTTGGTTATTTACTCTTCATATTAGCTTTGTCTAAAGTCAAACTTCATAATCTTTGACCAAGTTGGTAGAAACAAATATAAAAATATACACCACCAAATCAATATTATTAGATATCATCATTGAATATATTTTGACATCGTATAGATTtgtattgtagatgttcatagTGTTTTCTATAAACATGATTAAACTTTATGAATTTTGACCTCAATCAAAGCTAATATGTCAAATATTTATTATTGCTATCTCTATAATATCAATGCATGCTATGTAAATCGAAATTGCTAGTGAGGGATAATTTTGGCTCTAGAGGGCATATGCCCCCGAATGAACAATAAGTTCAGAATAAATAGTTAAAGAAAACTGATTTCTCTTTTAGATGTTCATGGTAGTGTAGCAAGCGTGTTTGATAACTTTTATACGAAATTGGACAACAATGCTTTGTCGGTGAAAAATTATTAAGTGTAACATTTAGGGTTTAATTTACTTTTAATTTTTGCACGGGTCAAAATGCTAAGGCTTTCATTCCACCTAAAATTTTGCATGTAACATTAGAATGTGACCATATACACATCTAATTTTAATGGATAATTTCGACATTTTAAAAAATAAAGCATTTTGGTGTCCATGGGACCGAATTGGATTTACTTTTAATCTTTTTTATTTTTGCGGGAATCTGAATGTTCTATCTTATGTGTGttatttttttttcttatttGCTCCTCATGTCTAAATCGTGGATCTGCACCTTACAATGATCCTGGCCATCGCGCTATTTGTGAGTGCCTACCTCTGTACTGTGTTTAGAAAAAAAATGCTTATCTATAGTTAGCTGCAATAGGCAGACAATACTCACAGCTTTTGAATTTGTTGGTATGTTCCCGCGAcaaaaaaaaaattgaatttgATCGTATGTGCGCCAGCGCGAGCAGTATACTTGTGTTCTCCGTTCAAGTAATTAACCTCCTTATATAAGACCGGCCTTAGAGTCACTCCACTACACTGCCTCAGCTGAAGCTGAACACGCGGCTCCCCGCCATGGAGCAATGGGCGTACTACCTCTGCCTCTTCTTGGCTCTCCTCCTCCCTCTGCTGCTCCTCAACCTCAGGCTCAACACCAAGCGTCCCGGCGTGCGTCTGCCACCAGGCCCATGGCGGCTGCCGGTCATCGGCAGCCTGCACCACCTCGCCGGTAACCCGCTCGTGCACCGTGTCATGGCCGACCTCGCGGGCCGGCTGGACGCGCCGCTCATGTACCTCAAGCTCGGGGAGGTGCCGGTCGTGGTGGCCACGTCCCCGGAGGCCGCCCGCGAGATCATGCGGACGCACGACGTCGTCTTTGCGACACGGCCTTGGAGCCCCACCATGAAGATCATGAACTCCGAAGGGGAAGGGCTGGTATTCGCACGCTACGGCACCCCGTGGCGGCAGCTCCGCAAGATCTGCATCCTGGAGCTTCTCAGCGCGCGCCGCGTGCAGTCGTTCCGCCACATCAGGGAGGACGAGGTCGGCCGCCTCGTGGCCGCCGTCGCGGCGGTGCCGCCTGGGGAGCCAGTGAACTTGAGCGAGCGGATCGCCGTGCTCATCACCGACTCGGCGGTGCGCGCCATGATCGGGGACAGGTTCAAGAGGCGGGAGGAGTTCTTGCAGACGCTCGAGGAAGGGGTCAAGCTCGCCACCGGGTTCAACCTTGGCGACTTCTTCCCATCGTCGTGGCTCGCCAACTTCATCAGCGGCACGGCACGGCTGGCGGAGGAGAACCACCGCAAGAGCTACGAGCTCATGGAGTACGCGATCAAGCaacacgaggagcagagggccgCCGCCTCGGCGAACGGCGACGTGGAGGAAGGAGAGGACCTAGTGGGCGCGCTCCTGAGGATCCGCAAGGAAGGTGGCCTCGACGTGCCTCTTACCATGGGAATGGTCAAAGGAGTCATACTTGTAAGTGCACTAGCTCCTTAATTTGTTTCAGAATACTTTGTCCTCTACTATGCGTTATACTTACTTAaaacatgtactccctccgttccaaaatagatgacccaattTTATACTAACTTTGTATTAAAATTAAtagtataaagttgagtcatctattttgaaacggagggagtattaaaaCAAACTAATTACACTACGTTTTAAAAGTACATTTGGTGATAGATTTGGTATTATGGATGTGATGTTGTCAATGTTGAAATTATTTCTAAATTTATATCAAAACAAAAAGTTTGGACAACATAGATTCAAAAAGGTCAAACATTTTGAAACGAGAGAGTAGTTAGCAACACAGTAGGTATCTTaatttgtttttttcttctttgaTTCAATCTGAATTCAAGAAATGGCATATGTTATATTCGCTATTATTCTAGGATTTGCTACTTGATGTCTCGCTTTTTTAAGGGCAGACAAATCCTTGAATGCCAAGAAGAACTTGCAACTTCTAAATTGTGTAAATTGACATACTGTAGGATTTATTTGGCGCTGGGAGCGAGACATCAGCTACCATGCTTCAATGGGCCATGTCAGAGCTCATGAGGAACCCAAATGTGATGCGGAAAGTACAAGCTGAAGTACGCGGAAACCTCCAAGAAAAGCATAAAGTGACCGAGGATGACTTGACCGATCTCAAGTACCTCAAACTCGTCATCAAGGAGACAATGAGGTTGCATCCAGCCGCACCATTGCTTCTCCCTAGGGAGGCTAGTGAGCCTTGCAAAATCCTCGGGTACGATGTACCCAAAGGTACCACGGTGTTGGTGAATGCGTGGGCGATTGGCAGAGACCCAAGGCACTGGGAAGACTCCGAGGAGTTCAAACCAGAGAGGTTCGATTCTGGCATGATTGACTTCAAAGGCACAGACTTTGAATACATACCGTTTGGGGCGGGCCGGAGGATGTGCCCTGGAATGACGTTTGCTCAAGCCAGCATGGAGATCGTGCTCGCCGCACTGGTCTACCACTTCGATTGGGAGCTCCCGAATGGGGTGAAGCCTGATGGGTTGGACATGACAGAGAAGATGGGAGTAACTGTTCGGCGGAAGAACGATCTGCATCTATACCCTGTGGTCCACGTGCCTCCGATTTGATTTGCACTTGCATTAATATGCGAAGACGAAAATGAATTCTCATCTACTATGCCTTCTATATATGTGCCTTTCTCGAACGCGGAGGCTGTGTGAAGAAGTATTGTTAATTACGTCACTACCAATTAAGAGTCAAGTTATGTGTGTCATGAGTGTGTGTGATTCCTATATTCATGTCTACTAGGAAGGCTCATCACACTACAGAAATCTGAGTAAATACTTTGCTTATAAAGCATATACATCACTTCATCATAAAATTAGACGCTCAGGATATCTTGTAGACTTGTACCACTGACCACTCCATGCCATATTTATATCATATTAGATGTATCTAATTAGGGGGTAGGACGGATCGGGTGTTCGGCTCTGTTTGAGGGAAAGTGAAGACGGAAGACAATTTAATGGCGGCAGGAGAGATTTGTGAGGATGAGTATCCTCCGGTTACATCTTTTGATTCAGCGTGATCGGGTGGACCATGATCTAGAGTTGTAAAGGGGGATGCGCATGTTGGAGGCCATCGTGGCCATTCCTCAGCAGCGCAAGGGGAATTCTGCATCACCGAAGTGGATCTGGTGGTCATGAACCTGGAGGTTGCCAGCCGTGCGATGGCGGATGACTTGTCGTGGATCGCCTGCTTTCAAGCACATCCTTTGCAGCTTTAAAGTGAACTCTTGCTAGTTTCTATCAACCAATTCCTTTTTCTACTCATTGGATTCGACACTCATACTTATATAAAAGGCTATGATAGTTTCAATACACCTGTGGTTTATCAGGTATGTATGTGGCAAAATGTGCAAGGA containing:
- the LOC125516760 gene encoding protein SINE1-like, which translates into the protein MGRSLSPLLRQELENLDKDADSRRNAMKTLKSYAKQLDSKSIPHFLAEVSDNKPPGLPSGEFTISLYEVLARVHGRNIVPQIGNIMSTITRTLSSSGGSFPLHQACSKVVPAIARYGIDPSAPEEEKARIIASLCKPLCGALMSDQDGAASGAALCLKALVESSNWRFASGEAVNEVCLKVAGAMHDRSTRSNAHMGLAMALVKHNGLIAEAYARSLVRSALQVLDGDAAESSSQKRLSAIQMINFFMKFVDPRSISSELGKVVDVMEQCQNDRMPFVRGAAFETSQTAKNIAAQKGSRHEVTTSPMVGSNFQRRREKSPCRSLWNVKGSSPASSTMSASPVQFQSPESQVVDSTIMYGSSTLTESPISIGQSSCNFDQSRRANRRLWSNDGVDVSLKDGLFIRFCSNGKCLEDDLGEVCDSEVTDADFECTGTFTGFVSASPNNTLSRDETPSPQASERPISIDDVKLYTTPRKLLRSLQSSYDFDSDRHKEKSIMKLNCSSSSSSSSSSSPPSDQEHKELTESSEDMQSEHSESKTEEGDKEIETAVVRPRDNGTTEIVCNEDKSGLSSTEVADTTREESSEVEFKELDVCVKRSSGKTRKYKTIFGCLLSMIMTVVAIIAVLIRIEDSSEDYVGLVPT
- the LOC125517358 gene encoding desmethyl-deoxy-podophyllotoxin synthase-like; protein product: MEQWAYYLCLFLALLLPLLLLNLRLNTKRPGVRLPPGPWRLPVIGSLHHLAGNPLVHRVMADLAGRLDAPLMYLKLGEVPVVVATSPEAAREIMRTHDVVFATRPWSPTMKIMNSEGEGLVFARYGTPWRQLRKICILELLSARRVQSFRHIREDEVGRLVAAVAAVPPGEPVNLSERIAVLITDSAVRAMIGDRFKRREEFLQTLEEGVKLATGFNLGDFFPSSWLANFISGTARLAEENHRKSYELMEYAIKQHEEQRAAASANGDVEEGEDLVGALLRIRKEGGLDVPLTMGMVKGVILDLFGAGSETSATMLQWAMSELMRNPNVMRKVQAEVRGNLQEKHKVTEDDLTDLKYLKLVIKETMRLHPAAPLLLPREASEPCKILGDPRHWEDSEEFKPERFDSGMIDFKGTDFEYIPFGAGRRMCPGMTFAQASMEIVLAALVYHFDWELPNGVKPDGLDMTEKMGVTVRRKNDLHLYPVVHVPPI